The Dreissena polymorpha isolate Duluth1 chromosome 4, UMN_Dpol_1.0, whole genome shotgun sequence region CAGTCATGATGAAACATTATCAGAATGTTCTGCATGACAACATTAATGCAGTGTTTGAATCTGGGTCCTGTAGGACAACACGCTTTGTCACTAGACTATGTCTTCGAACTTTGGTGTACCTAAATCTCAGACTTATTATCATAGCCTCATTGTGCATAACACTGAACTTAAACAGACTAGTGCAATGCAATTTTTCCAGTTATACTCAATTTTTATAATTCAGTAACGCTAATTTTGAACTAAACCCGACCAGTGGCAAGTACTGTAGCAAGATTAATATCAATGCAGGCATGCTATTCCCAAAGTGTTGCCATGTTTGTCCAAGTTATTGACCGGAAACGGCTTTCTAAAAACATACTCAGGTTTGCAATAAATAGATTACTTAAAACACGTCTTATGCATCATGACTTTTAATTTCAACACAGAGTTATATATTTCGAAATACaatgtattatttctttacattCTACTGTTCTGTCGAAACAGTTATAATGTCGATTTGTTGATTTCATGCAAAATTTTGTAAACCTTTCGCATAAACAATTAAGATCAAACAGTATATTTAAAGTTGAATATCTTTACACTTTAAACAATTTGCAGTGGATCGTACTCCAACGTATATGACTTCTGGATTGGGTGTTTCTTTGTAAACGTGGGCTTTGGAAACTATCAAGCATATTGGATCACAGATGAATACAGCTTTCCGGTCAACTGGACAAGATGGGCGCTTTTTGAGCCGGACTTTATGGGCTCACAGACCTGCACAAGAATCAACTCCGATTTCAATTTCCGGACTCAAGATTGTTCCGATTCGTTTGGAATATTATGCGAAAAGCACGGTAGTCCAATTGTGTTTAGCATACCTGTTACTGTGCATAAATGATTGATAAATATAATAGTTAGTTATTTAAAACAGCGCAGAACAACTCACATAATGGTATCCAATATGACTTCGTTTAAAATGGTTCTTATTCTTCATGTGCCATATGATCACCTGAAGAATAAATAGTTTCTTCTTATATTGAAAGTTCCTGTTTTTTCTAGCCTTCGCTAACCCAGTGTGTATATTGTGCATGCGAATGACGTTGTTCGGTAGCCGTATACGTAACGGCAAAACAATACGAACTAATACAATTATGTATGTTATTACATGTACTACAGGAGTATGCTTGACAAGTACCAAGAACGAAATAACGCAATGCTTTTTTTCCTTCAGACACATGTGAGGGCTTGGCGAACGGCTCTTCGTTCACGGTCACGTTTTCGAACGGGCAGAAATTGGGCTCTATTGCTTATTACACCTGTCGGCCGGGGTACCATTCTACTGGAGAATATACGCGGTAAGTCTCTTTTGAAAAATACCAGTTTTCTGGAAGGGATATTTTTTACAGTATGACAATTTGATGCCAAAACGGTTTTATTTATAAAACCAATAGACGATGATTATAAAACGAACAATGACTTATGATTACAGTGATTGAAATGGAGATTGAAGTAGCTTTACAACGACACAAATCTTATTAATGCGTTTGTCAGTTTTGTCGTTCGTATAACACTAACGTCAATGTGAGATACGTGCAATTATATAACACGAACCAATCAATATGATAAATTCGATTACGTAACAGCGGCAATACTAATGATTCAATTGACGAACATATTTGAAACCGAATCGGTATTGTTCATGGAAGTAATTGGTTTAGCGCTTTTCATTTCTTTAACTCTGACTCCAATCATAGATTATTACGTAACAACTAATAATCAAAACATAGCATGGTAAACGAGCACTACATCGTCAGATCGGGCTCACAGTTGACTCATAAACAGTAGACGTTGACCGTTTGAAGTCAATGCTTGTTTCATGTCGTgttgtatgtattattatttaatcttATAAGTTACTTGTCGTAATGAACGGACTTCCATGATCATAtcaatataaatgaataaaagagtgGGATTGTTATGCACATCAGTGACGCTTGCAGTTGCAATTAAGTGATGATTTCATttgagaaatataaaaaaaagtaagaATATAAATTGATCTTCCAAACACTTCTAATTTATGCGTGTATTTATTTGagataacttttaaataaaacgTAACAGATTAAAGAATCATCCATGTTTATGCTCACGTTTGCCTTTCACTTGTGAAACAGAACTTGTACGATGATCGGCGAAGTCGCGGAATGGTCTGGAATGGAACTCAACTGCACTTTAGGTGAGGATAACTCGAATCAGAAACTTACAAATGTAATAAAGtaaaacgtatttattttattattaaaagtattcATCGATAAGCAAATATGGTACAACACCCTGGATGGTACATATATTGATAACCAAAGTATCTCGCTTTCAGAATCATGTCCTATTTTGCAAAATGGATCCACGTTCTCCATCAGTTTGTCAAATGACCACGCAATTGGTTCGGTTGCTACGTATATATGCTTGCCTGGTTACAGCTCGAGCACTGAAAGCTTGACAAGGTCGGTTGAATTTTTTAACGGGTTGTTAATCTCACTCTGTCGAAGAAGACAAACTATTTTACGTAAAGAACTAATATAAGTCCGAGTCTTAACATAcgtgcataaaatattgattcGTACGACACTCTCATGCCTTCTTTAAATGTTGGATGGAAAGGCAAAATGTTCAGAAATTCGTTCAATATGGTGATGCATGATTTAATTATTGGTTCGTACGTTTCTAACAGTACATAACTCGACTAACTTTGAATcgaacatgtatttttttttaatgggggCTACTAGACAAAAGACAAAAGAACAAGCCGAATACAACCAAtgcaaaaataatatatgttcaaatatttataatacatttcgTTATTAGTTATGCACGTGTTTGCACATAGTAACACGATATCATTTTCGGTGGATCGTATTATGTTcgtttttccatatttttttctaAACTATTTTCAGAACGTGTTTACATAATGGCATGAATGTAATATGGTCTGGAAATGAACCTTCCTGCATGCCGTCAACTGTGCCAAGTTCAGCTACAACAACAGAATCCCTTTCTCCAACAACGACACTTACAGAAGTACTAAGTACAACACCTGATACAGAAACAATTACTCCTACTATTGCAAGTACGCACGATTCTAGCGCTACAACTTCAGATGTAAACGACCCCATCATTACTTCTTCTGTTCCTGGTGCAAGCGGAGCCCGTCCCATCTTTCTGATGCCTTGCTATTGTTACCCGGACAAGGCGTTTGCCGGTATGACAGAACAGACAATCATCGCCCTGCTTGTGAGGGATACAGCCATCCGAACAAATGAAACAACTGTCGCTATTTTCAGGAGAAAATGTCGCGAGGACAAGAGGTTTTCTTCAAAGGTCATCGGTATGATAAGCGCATCCGTTATTGTCGTCTTTTTTCTGCTGATTATGTTGTCAGACTGTAACAAACTTAGACGGGATGGTCTTCGAATCCGCCGATGACGTATCAACATCTTTCACTTGTTAACTTGTTATTATATCTTGATAATACGAAACTTGATCTAGCCTTTTCACAGCCCTTAATGTGAACGTGAGTCATGTTATGGTTTATATATGTTATGTGTGGTATGAGTTATGTAGTATTAACCTGAATATTCACTTACTTCTCCATTTCATATTGCAATCAGCCGGCAAGCCCAGTAAGTCCAGTGCTGAACTCTAAATTCCAGGATCGGGTAGTCCTGGTCAAATAAATCATTTGGGTTTGGTCATCAAATCCTTTTTACGACCATCCTCCAACTAGGATTGATGGCATAATTGCCGATGCCATTTATAATGCCTCCATACAGTAATGCTACCAAAGTCCAATGATTATTGAAAAACTCGTAATGGTGAATTGTTCATACCATATTAGATCTTTAAATGGATGCTCTCAACCGTGTTAATCGTGTCAATCTTTAATATGTTTCGAGCGGTACACAAATTGCAACGATTAACACTAAATCGTATTGTATTGTAAATCTTATCTATTCGTACCGCCATAATCGTATTTTTCGCAGTCGGTACGAGATGATGCTATCTCAAGAATATATGAGGTCGATTGTTAATCAAGAGGTATGTATATCATTCGGGTCAGCCTTGACAGTAGGAAACAACCATGTATTGCGAATAAACGTAGAGCACTGTATCATCCCATACAAGGTCATATATATTCGGGAAACACGATCGTGATATTCGTGTAATTGTACCTGAACTAGAAATAAGTCTATGTCAGCTGGTGGCACCAGTAAATGTCGATTGCGCAAATGTTCCAAATTCGCGCAAAACAGCTTATTATAACGAACGTTCAGGAAGTACATTCTCATATTTGTTTTATCGTAAACAATTAAGATCAATCAGTATATCTGAGGTTGAATATCTTTACACTTTAACTAATTTGCAGTGGATCGTACCCCAACGTATATGACTTCTGGATTGGGTGTTTCATTGTAAACGTGGGCTTTGGAAACTTTCAAGCATACTCGATCACAGATGAATACAGCTTTCCGGTCAACGGGACACGATGGGCGCTTTTTGAGCCGCACTTTATGGGCTCACAGACCTGCACAAGAATCAACTCCGATTTCCTTTTCCGGACTCAAGATTGTTCGGATTCGTTTGAAATATTATGCGAAAAGCACGGTAGTCCAATTGTGTTTAGCATACCTGTAACTGAGCATAAATGATTGATAAATATAATAGTTAGATATTTAAAACAGCGCAGAACAACTCGCATAATGGTATCCAATATGACTTTGTTTAAAATGGTTCTTATTCTTCCTGTGACAAATGATCActtgaaaaataaatagtttCTTCTTATATTGTATGAAAAGTTCTCTTTTATCTAAAAAATCGTGTTAATCTTTAATATGTTTCGAGCGGTACACAAATTGCAACGATTAACACTAAATCGTATTGTATTGTAAATCATATCTATTCGTACCGCCATAATCGTATTTTTCGCAGTCGGTACGAGATGATGCTATCTCAAAAATATATATGAGGTCGATTGTTAATCAAGAGGTATGTATATCATTCGGGTCAGCCTTGACCGTAAGAACCAACCATGTATTGCGAATTGATACTTGATAAACGTAGAGCACCGTATCATCCCATACAAGGTCGTTTAAATTCGGGAAACACGATCGTGATATTCGTGTAATTGTACCTGAACTAGAGAAAAATATATGTCAGCAGGTGGCACCAGTAAATGTCGATTGCGCAAATGTTCCAAATTCGCGCAAAACAGCGTATTATAACGAACGTTCAGGAAGTACATTCTCAGATTTGTTTTATCGTTAAGTGAACATTTCTTTCACATCGTGTAGGCCATCTTTATTCCGAAACACAGCGCTTGATATAGTCCTCATTTCAAATGCTCTTACAAGGCAAGTGTTATCCCAAAATAGGATAGCTATTTTGAACCTCATCactttgctgtttattatcatcATACACATAAATTAGTTtcactaaaaaaaatcattttttgtgATTCTTTCTAGCAACTCAGTCTTTTCCCTGAACGACATATCGATGCAATATATCGGGAGGTCAGAAGAAAAAAAGTTTGGTGATATTAGAATCGTCTATGatgtttacataatatatatatatatatatatatatatatatatatatatatatatatatatatatatatatatatatacacaggtTTTAAGATATGCATATATAAAGCAGACATATGTGTGTGTTGCACTCttgcaaattaaatattgaactaTAAACCTACAGTTTTTTCCCACGAAATGCAATACTAATATCATCGTTTGAGCTTTAATGTTTTACTTTCTTCCACCAACATTTTCCTTTCTGAAACATATTTTCTTATACCAAGATAACTGTCATCGTTCCTCATAATATGTATAGTTTGATAGTATACTGATGCTCTTCCAATACTTACTTGATTGCATAGCCCCATAATCTTGATATGTTAGTGCATGTGAATGTTGTACACAGAAACAAACCACACAGacactatatttttttcaaaaatcgaATAATCACAGCACCATATGTAAAAAGATTTAAATAGAACGGTAAAACTTCCGTACTGGATATGAGACTTTGATGCATTTTCCCCGTACATGTAAATGAAGTTGGCAAGGCCAATAATATTTTTCACTTGTATAATCAGTTATGTTAATAGTGGGTTTTCCTTCCGTATGATGGACAGTATGATGGACATGATGTATTTGAATAATGACCCTAAATATTACTTACTTAATGTAGATAATACAATAGTTAAAACAACCtatttaaatatactttaaaaCGTTAGATATATTGAATTATTagtgtttgttttaatgtttaacgTACATGCTAAAACTCGTTGTCTGTTcttataaaaatgataattacGTCCCTATGAACCAATATATAATTGTAATAGAAATATAATCAAATCAGAACTTAATCTGAACGATAAACGCAATTATCTCGTAATA contains the following coding sequences:
- the LOC127878531 gene encoding uncharacterized protein LOC127878531: MCASKNGSYSNVYDFWIGCFFVNVGFGNYQAYWITDEYSFPVNWTRWALFEPDFMGSQTCTRINSDFNFRTQDCSDSFGILCEKHDTCEGLANGSSFTVTFSNGQKLGSIAYYTCRPGYHSTGEYTRTCTMIGEVAEWSGMELNCTLESCPILQNGSTFSISLSNDHAIGSVATYICLPGYSSSTESLTRTCLHNGMNVIWSGNEPSCMPSTVPSSATTTESLSPTTTLTEVLSTTPDTETITPTIASTHDSSATTSDVNDPIITSSVPGASGARPIFLMPCYCYPDKAFAGMTEQTIIALLVRDTAIRTNETTVAIFRRKCREDKRFSSKVIAWCGELLHIPSSFDSTSAINQCLNAGFHHLAVIDSQSEYDRMIAYFVEIQHCPNLTNGSLFTVSLSNGQELGSMRVHLSTGITILMANCRGVDEPISTAAVPGASRARPLFLMPCLCYPNKTFAGMTEEAIIALLIMPSYDIQDADLRVVSEGFQVSFSRITLNARVVIRHFSSCLVPPMLDENSSFFSAAVFRNYRSTKQEASKKLRFGRLNSGVRF